The region ATGGTTTAAATTACCTTTTTATAATTTGAGTGAGCGCCAACTGCTCTTCATGTATCATCTCTGAGAAGACTCAAAAATGTTCTGATCTGAATAAAATCTCAACTTCTGACTCCTATCTCCTCTGCTCTTCAATTCCTCCTGCCTATGCCATTGCTTTTAGAATAGACAACATTATGGGACCACAGCTGTACTCCACTTATTTCTATTGGGGCTCTGGATGAGTCACTAAGGGGGCAGTGATCGAGGTAGTCCCGAAGATGGGGAAACCTTTGTTGCGCTGCTCCTCAATGCACTGGGCCAGGATCTGGCAGCTCTTGCGGGCGTGGCCAGAGCCCAGCAGGTTGTGTGTGGGGATGAAGAAGTTGGGGAGCTTGCCGTCTTTCAGGTGGCCCTCAAAGTCCTTCAGCAGCTGCCGGAAGCATGGTCCCAGCTGCGTCACCTCCCAGTCACTGTCCTTGGTCCTGGAGCAGCATGCGTGCAGAAGGGTGGTCTTTGCATGGTAGGAACAGAATTTGGACAGACTAGGGTTCTCTGCCTTCAGCAAGCCCAACAGGTGCTTCAGAAGCTTCAGACAGTCCTTCCTGAAGGAAGAAAATGGGCAGCCTCATGCACACATGATCATACACAATTTATCAAAGGAAATGGGTTtggttaataaattaagaaatatACAATTTAAAGGTCTACTTCATGGAAAGCACACTTGTCGTTAATGATTCCCTGTACTGTAGCTGACAATTTGTCAAGGTCTTGCCAGGGCATTAtgcctacagtatatattctacagtaggctTACCTGCAGCAGCGAATTCCCCCGCCCTCGCAACAGGTCTTCTGGGAGCCATGATTTGTCATGATACTCTTCTCCACATGCGAGAATGAGATGCGCCAAGAGTCTATGCATAACACGAAGAGAAAAAAACATTTAGGAAACTTGGCAAAAGGCCATACATGCCACTTCTCCTTTCAACCGAACTCTCATTAATGAACGTGATAGCATGTTTTATGTGTAAATCTTGTTGACCTAATGGTTACCTCTAGTGCAGACCCCTTCCAGTTCCACCGTGCCCTTTCCCTCATACTTCGGAACGAGGTAGTATGACTGTGACTTTAGTTCTTTCTTCACTTTGGTCCCAAGCCACTTGTCTATTTTGAAACCTTCCTGGGCGAAAGTGGGCCAGCTCGATTTGACCTGTAGTCCCAGAACAATGTCCAGTGAGATGGGGTCAGTTCCCGTCCCGTTTATCTTTAAGGTCACCGCCGGGCAACCCTTCTTCTTCGTCTCCAACGACACGTCTTGAAAGAAGTGAAATGCAAATCATTGTTTTTCGTTACAGCATTTTTCTACTTAT is a window of Salmo salar chromosome ssa18, Ssal_v3.1, whole genome shotgun sequence DNA encoding:
- the cgasa gene encoding cyclic GMP-AMP synthase, with the translated sequence MSGRRKPRKSPAGPAQRVQPGPEPGCEKSLVRDENGSIGGCHAVMDTKELQQIPEEKKPKKHKQPKCTTEETPTVPPETGSRIVDSHQDKILFTTLDKLKIKRTDKSDSSRIVNDVVKCISDHMKTSTTCFKNVDLLRTGSYYENLKISHPDEFDVMFNIPVERVDIRPFGDDGAFYSVAFKRGKHPLDRFLNEDNTVSASGMLTEFRNEVKRSVKKQKDVSLETKKKGCPAVTLKINGTGTDPISLDIVLGLQVKSSWPTFAQEGFKIDKWLGTKVKKELKSQSYYLVPKYEGKGTVELEGVCTRDSWRISFSHVEKSIMTNHGSQKTCCEGGGIRCCRKDCLKLLKHLLGLLKAENPSLSKFCSYHAKTTLLHACCSRTKDSDWEVTQLGPCFRQLLKDFEGHLKDGKLPNFFIPTHNLLGSGHARKSCQILAQCIEEQRNKGFPIFGTTSITAPLVTHPEPQ